The Ensifer adhaerens genome contains the following window.
CAGATGCGCGAGCGTCGGTCCGGCGCGATCGTCAACGTGACGTCGAGCGTGACGCTGGCCGCCATGCCGCTTGCCGCCGCCTATACCGCCAGCAAGCAGGCGATCGAAGGCTTCACCGGCTCGCTGGCGCATGAGCTTGGCTACTTCAATGTCCGAGCGAAACTGGTGGAACCGGGTTATGCACCGACGACGCGCTTCGCGCAGAATACGGATGTGCGGATCGAAGATCTGATCCCGACTGGCTATCGCGGATTTGCAACGCCCATCTTCGAGGCTTTCACACACCCCGCCATGACGACGAAGGAAACGGATGTCGCCGAGGCCGTCTGGGATGCCATCCACGATACCACAGACCGGCTTCAATTTCCGGGCGGCGCCGACGCCGTAGCGCTCTACGAAGCACGAAACGGGTGAGACCAGACGCACCGAACATTATAGGCGGCATCGGTTCTCCAGCCCATGTCGCCTGTTTTTCGCTGACATCGACAATCGCAGGGTGGCAGCTCTTCTTTCTGGCCTTGAAAGGAATCGAACCGCCGATCCTCCCAGACCAAACTCCAATTACTT
Protein-coding sequences here:
- a CDS encoding Short-chain dehydrogenase: MQTILITGTSSGYGLATARHFLDKGWNVIATMRRPDASLFSASPKLRLLPLDVTSDESIAATVAAAGPIDVLVNNAGIGVVGAFEATPMAHVRKVFATNTFGVMAMCQAVIPQMRERRSGAIVNVTSSVTLAAMPLAAAYTASKQAIEGFTGSLAHELGYFNVRAKLVEPGYAPTTRFAQNTDVRIEDLIPTGYRGFATPIFEAFTHPAMTTKETDVAEAVWDAIHDTTDRLQFPGGADAVALYEARNG